Below is a genomic region from Candidatus Rokuibacteriota bacterium.
AACTCGTACGAAACGTACCGCTCCTCGCGCATCCGGTGGGACTACGAGGCCGAGAGCCCCCTCCGGGACGCGCGCGGCTTCGAGTACATGGAGGAGAAGG
It encodes:
- a CDS encoding proteasome accessory factor PafA2 family protein, coding for MAIPKVMGIETEYGITVKNQPDFNPILSSLLLINSYETYRSSRIRWDYEAESPLRDARGFEYMEEK